The nucleotide window CAGCTCGTTTGAAGAAACAGGTCCGCGAGCTGCAGCAGGGATGCGAGCTCTTAGAGGAAAGCGGCGGCCTGGCGGGTGCGTCTCGTAGTGTGGTGGTAATTCCTGTGGTGCCCGGCTCGTCGTGGTTGGGGTTGGTGGCCTGTGCTGGAGGGGTGGGCATCGTGGGGTCCGTGTTCGTCGACCAAGATTCACAAGGAGTGTCCCCACGATGCCCAAGAACCAGTCTGCCGTGTCCGTGCTGATCCGGGAAGTCCTGGACGACCCCGGCCTGGCCCATGACGAGGTGTTCCGCCGGATGCTGCAGGCCGGCCTGCAGGACCTGGTGGACGCCGAGGCCGCCGCCGTGATCGGCGCGGCGCCCTATGAGCGCACCGAGCAGCGCACCAACAGGCGTAACGGCAAGCGCGCCAAGACCTTGGACACCACTGCCGGAAGCATTGAGCTGGCCATCCCCAAGCTGCGCACCGGGTCCTTCTACCCCTCGCTGCTCAACCCTCGCAGGCGGGTCGACAAGGCCCTGTACGCGGTGATCGCCACCGCCTGGGTCGAGGGGGTCTCCACCCGCAAGGTCGACGACCTGGTGCGGGCCCTGGGCTGCGAGTCGGGGATCTCCCGCTCGACGGTCTCGCGGATCTGCAAGGAGCTCGACGAGGCCGTCGGGGAGTTCATCTCACGCCCGCTGGACCACGACTGGTTCCCCTACCTGTTCCTGGACGCCACCTACCTGGACGTGCGCATCGGGCGCCGGGTCGTCTCCCAGGCCATGGTGGTGGCTACCGGCGTGTCCGGGTCCGGTAACCGCGAGATCCTGGGCATGGCCCTCGGGGACGCCGAGACCACCGACTTCTGGACCGGTTTCCTGCGCTCCCTGCGCCAGCGGGGATTGAGGGTCTCCAGCCCAACCGACCCGCTGGGGGTCGCACTGGTCACCAGTGACGCCCACGCCGGCCTGAGGGCCGCGGTCAAGGCGATCCTGCCGGGCGCGGCCTGGCAGCGGTGCCGCGTGCACTTCGCCCGCAACGTCACCCAGACCGTGGGCTCAGCCCACTCCAAGCCGGTCAACGCCCTGATCTCCACCGTCTACGCCCAAACCACCCCCCAGGCCGTGGCAGCGCAGTACAGCAAGGTCGTTGACTCCCTGAGCGAGTCCTTCCCCCAGGTCGCCCAGATGCTCACCGACGCCCAGAGCGACCTGACCGCCTTCGCCGCCATGCCCCGCGAGCACTGGCAGAAGATCTGGTCCAACAACCCCATCGAGCGCCTCAACCGCGAGATCAAGCGCCGCGCCGACGTCGTCCAGGTCTTCCCCGATCGAGACAGCGCCACCCGCCTCATCGGCGCCATCCTGCTCGAGCAGCACGAGGAATGGCGCTACGCCGAACGCCGCTACCTCTCCCAGACCTCAATGAACCAACTCGCCACCACCCTGACCACCGACCAACCCACAGCGACCACCATCACCCGATAGAACACTTACACCACACAAAAAGACTTGACCGGCCTGGCTTGCGAAGGAACAGCGGTGAGCCAGAGGTACGCTCTCACCGGTCGCGAAGAAGGCAACTACCCGATCGCCTCGATGTGCCGCTGGGCGAGGGTGTCGCGCTCGGGATACTACTCCTGGAGGGATAGACCACAGTCACGCAGGGATATCAGGAGGCAGGAATTGGCTGCCATGATCGAGACCGAGTTCAAGGCCTCCGATGGAACCTACGGCTACCGTCGTATCACCGCCGCCCTGGAGC belongs to Actinomyces capricornis and includes:
- a CDS encoding transposase, translating into MSRAKYSDEFKAQVVREVIEKDRTIASVAASYELAPQTVGIWVAKYKKEHGSAGSAEEREAATEAVEAARLKKQVRELQQGCELLEESGGLAGASRSVVVIPVVPGSSWLGLVACAGGVGIVGSVFVDQDSQGVSPRCPRTSLPCPC
- a CDS encoding IS256 family transposase, coding for MPKNQSAVSVLIREVLDDPGLAHDEVFRRMLQAGLQDLVDAEAAAVIGAAPYERTEQRTNRRNGKRAKTLDTTAGSIELAIPKLRTGSFYPSLLNPRRRVDKALYAVIATAWVEGVSTRKVDDLVRALGCESGISRSTVSRICKELDEAVGEFISRPLDHDWFPYLFLDATYLDVRIGRRVVSQAMVVATGVSGSGNREILGMALGDAETTDFWTGFLRSLRQRGLRVSSPTDPLGVALVTSDAHAGLRAAVKAILPGAAWQRCRVHFARNVTQTVGSAHSKPVNALISTVYAQTTPQAVAAQYSKVVDSLSESFPQVAQMLTDAQSDLTAFAAMPREHWQKIWSNNPIERLNREIKRRADVVQVFPDRDSATRLIGAILLEQHEEWRYAERRYLSQTSMNQLATTLTTDQPTATTITR